Sequence from the Festucalex cinctus isolate MCC-2025b chromosome 21, RoL_Fcin_1.0, whole genome shotgun sequence genome:
ATTCACATTTGAAGCAACCCAACCGCAAGGACGGCATGCCAGGGTCCGTAAGGCCTAAAGAAATGATAAGTCATGGCAGTTGACCAAGCGTTTTATGGACTATTGAGGGTTAATCAATAGTGTACGACATGTCAACTGTCTTGCATTATCATTGAGGAACATTGACAGCTCCTGCTTTCAAACGTCAAAAATAAGCACCCAAGCACTAAAATGCCAGAGAGACTTTACAGCAATCTGGGGGACTCGACTCTGAATTTGGCACGGAGGCGTCTGTAATtctgggggtggaaaaaaagaagagttaACATGTGGTAATGCTGGATTCaagtggaatgtggaaggaggaGTGGAGGAAAGGTCGCACGAGGTTGCTTATTTTACTGTCTGCCGTAACGAGCATGAGCATGAAGACGTGGAGACTGTTTTGCAAAAACAAACGTGAGAAGGCAGAAGTGAAACAAACACAACCTTGAAAACTTCAGTTTCAGAAATGTAGGTGACAATGGAGGACAAgtgctgtaaaaataaaaaaaaatttaaaaaaaatggagggagCGTGTCTTACCTGTCATAGATGAGGCCGTCGATGCCCTGCTCCCTCAACTTCCTCCTATTCTCGTGCTCGTTATTGTCGTCGCCCCAGCTGAACACCACCAGGCCTTTGCCCTGCGCCTCCCCGATGAGGCTCACGTTCGTCAGCAGCTCCTCCGTGTGAGCGCTGATGCCCTGGAGGAGacgtttgttgacatttttagcCAGATCCTGGAATAGCGCTAATGTTTAACCCTGAAAAGGAGGGAGGAGGGGCTCGTACTAGGATGTCTTCGCTCTGAGCGAAGCTCATGGCGATCTCGGTGGTCTGGCAGCGGATGTCCATCAGCTCTGGATACTTTTCAGAGATGCCCTGCGTCAGGAACAGGATGGGGTACTTGTTTTGCTTGCGGCGCACCCTGAGGGACAAACACAGGAAGAAATACTGATCTGAATCTACTCTACCAGAAATCCAGCGGTTCTTTAGTTAGGATATGGGTAGTTCGTCCAagttacttcacttatttaggccattattgcaataaaaagttcatattttgtctataattaattttatactttcattattttgcatgcacaattagtatctttaaaaacatattttgcaacttgctgtcaactgaaaatgacatcacgagggctcaggtaaccaatcacagctcagcttgtaaatgtcacatgaccaaacctagaaaacagttgacagcaagttgcaaaatgtgtttttaaaggtactaattgtacatgaaaaatactgaaaataacaaatttattataggcaaaatattaatgtttgactgccaaaaatggctaaatagttCAATCAGCTAAATGATGCAACATATAAggaagttagcattagaatttagTTAGCTAACTGTGGTTAGGTAAATGCTAAATTCAGGAAGGGTTGTGACCAACCATGTTAGTCGGGTAGTTAAATTAGTTGGCTCATTCGAGTTAGATGAAGACGggttaaattacaaaaaaacgttGAGTCAGTTGATTAGTTCAATTTGTTTTATTAGTAAGCTACACCATGTAACATTAAGCTAGCTAACTGAAACTTGTTAATATTAAACTTGTTCCTTGCTAGTTAATTAGAACTAATTAGTTGCTGATTAAACGTTTTGATAAGTTTGCTAAAATTACTGCTTTTAACTTAAGTTAGcttaaatcatttttatttaaagtttattttgctaATATTACTACATTCAAGTTAAGTAAATGAGTAAGTTCGTCTTGCTAAATTACAGCTACTTTTGTTAGTTCAATTAATCTAACTTGTAAGTTAGACCAGTTAACATTAAATCATTTCAGTAAGATTAATGCATTCGAGTTAAGTTAACAAGTCATGCTAAATTAGAGCTAGTTTGTTACTACAATAAAGATGACTAAATTTAGAccatttaacattacatcagttcaagttCAATGAGTTGACGTTAAGCAAGTTAACTTCAGGCTAGCTTAATTTATGTTTGGTTAAATAGTacaattttgtttaaattattgGGAAGTTAGTAACCTAAAGCTAGTCACATTTAAATGTTTGTCAAGTTAGTATTTCAGTAAAGATCGTTCTGTTGTGGCTCCTGTTTATAGGCTGTGCGAGAGCTTACATGGAGCAGACATCGGGGTCGAAGCAAGAGAAGACGATGCGTCGCTTGCCTCCTTCCCGCAGGACGCACGTCAAAATGATGTCTATGAACTTGTTCATATTGAAGTAGGATGACACGTTGCCTTCCCATGACCCATCCTGTTGGGATAAACGTTGAACACTTAACCATTTTCCGTCCATTCTGCTGTTATGTTTTCAGTTTTTAGACACGTCACCTTCATCTGGCAGAtccatttgagctcaatgttgaAGCCCACATGCTCGGGGAGAGCGTGGAAGAGCTGCAGACAGGAAGGATTTCAATTAATCGAGAAGTCAAAAGAAGCTGATCGACGCTCGTCTTTTCGTCTTACCTGCGGAAGCGACGGGAAGGGCTGATGCTCGTCAatctcgtcctcgtcctccagCACGTCTGAAACAAAACACTGCTCGGTCAGCTGCGTGCCTGTAATTTAATTTCACACGTGAATCaactattgaaaaaaaaaaaaaaacagacctttGAGATCGCTTCCCTTCATGGCGGTGACGTGAGCCAGCTGAGTAAACAACACAAACCCACACACTTAACTGAAAGCCTTGAAAACTCAAGTGTGCAGTAACAGTTTTAACGTTTGTGCTCcataatttaacaaaaatacatacaaaataatataaaataaaatacataattataaataaaaaaatcatctggGGAGCGTGTGTGGTGTTTACCTTCAGAAGCTGCAGCTGATCGAATGTGAGAGCTTTCACAGGCACCTCAATTAGCTCGAGAGTCTGGTCAtttttctgggggaaaaaaacaaaaaacaaacatccaagTCAAGATAAGAGATTGTTTTTCCCATTTGGCATGCGTAGAATTCTACATGACTCTGTGTAAAAGTCACGGTCACTGCCATTGTGTTTTGCAACCTCAATTGAAGGTCGTTACCTTCTTCTTGGTAGAGATGCAGCACGTGAGGTCGTGGTACACGATGGGCACGGCGTCCTTGGAGAGGTGGACGTCGAACTCCACGTAAGCGGCCCCCTGCGTGTTCAAACATAGCGTGTGGTTGTTAACGGCGTACTGTACAAAAGGTCGCGCTGCCTTCGTCAAGAGACGTACGTGCTCGGCCGCGCTCTTAAACGAAGCGATGGTGTTCTCTCGCACTCTGTGATGCCTGGAAAATATAAATAGTGCATTTTGAGAATTGACATGCAACCTGAgaatactgggaggcggacgtgctaaccactcaatcaccgtgccgccctgctcCCATAACagtcaaatatacatttcaaactcCTCTTAGAAACTAGGTAAGGTGTGAcagttatggaggaccaaaaaatgcctaaataaatataaatgtgaaaataaaaattgacataaaaatataattcaatcattaaattaaaaaaacaaaacaaatagaaacagaaataaaacaaaaaatatatttataaagtaaaagtaaacacaaaaaataaacagaaataaaatcgacaaaaaaatgtataaactacacataaattaaaaataaataaataaataaaaaaacctgcattcaaaaaataaaatataaaaataagtgtgcaataaattcaaaatttaaatagatttaaatgtcaaacaataaaacaaaaacgttctGCTCTCATTATTTACTTCATGCTGCATACgctgtcagcatgaaatgttaTTTCAAATGAGGGCGCTGTCCTAAGCATGTCTTGGGTTCGATTCCGCTTTTGCAAATTGCATTTCGTTGGTTGAGTGTTCTCTCCTTCATAACAAGCAAGTCGGCGAACAAgaagaacatttattttattttttgaatctcattttttatttttgtatttattttttacttttatttatgtatatttttgttgtttttatttccatttatatttattttttatatttaattttttaattatatattttttattttggcattttttgtcCTCCATAATGAGCGTATgttccacagaaaaaaaaaaaaaaacacaaataatgaaCCACGACTAAGCGGGGTTTCATTGTACTTACTTGGCGGCGTGCGTGCTGCCAGCTCCCCGGTGGCCCACATTCAGGGACCTTCCTTTCTTCCAGTACTTGGTGAAGGTGGCGCTCATGTCGCACTGCAGCCCCGGGATGGGTCTGATCACCAGGTAGTCCACTGCAACGCAACACATAGTTGGGCTTCATCCTCATTGTCGTCTTATCCTCCATCTTTTCGGATTCCATACCTCGCACTTTGCCGATGGTCTGCCTGGAGTTGCGCCCCATGATGGGCAGCGTGACCAGGCCGTGGTCCCTGCCGCTCTCCAGGAAGGTGGAGGAGAGGAGGCAGGCGGTGCCCACGTGCCCCGGGAGAACGTCGCCCTGGACCACGTGCTCGCTCAGATCTTCCTGCAAGCGCCACTATTAAGACGAAGCCTTTCAAAGTCATCGTCTCATCTACCCAGGCGGGTCCTTCTTGCCTCAAAGAACTCAAAGGTGAgctccaggttgtcgggttcCATGCTGTGGATGCTGTACTCGGTCCACTGCGAGGGTTCCAGGGCGTAGCCGCACTCGGGCTGCGAGTGGCGGGACTTGTAGCATTTGGGGCTGATCATGCTGATCTCCAGGGTGGTGGGCACCGTGTGCGGGGACGGCAGGCTGCGTGAGTTCTcaccctcctcctcatcctcttcatcctcctcctcaacGCCCTCCAGCGTCAGTTTGATCCTGAACAGATGCAAGTCACTTCTCATTTGTTTTGAAGTGCTTGCGTTTGGGTTGAAATTTAAGCTTGGGCCTACCTGAAGCGGGACTTTTTGAATTTCTTCTTGGTGATGGACACCGGAGACGTCTTGGAATAGTGCAGACGCAAGCGAATCTCCGTCTGGCATGTGAGCCAGCCGATGTCGACACTCTTGACCCCATCTAGGGCGTGGGAGGACGCAGTCAATAAGTGTGACCACATTTGTCTGCTGCAGTTGCTGACAGTGAAAATTATCAGTAGGGGACTTTTTGAAATGAGGAAGGACATCTTTTTAAGGGCCTCACACAATAtcacaatgtaaaaaataaacatattttgtaCTGTTTTATAGCTGCAACAACACTATTCACAAGGACAAATTTATAAAAGTTCCAAAGGGAAAGCCAAAccatacattttctttacaataatatgttgcgcCCCACAAAAATCCACCCCAAGGggcttccattttgttttgtactaccacttgctgttgactgaaaatgacatcacagttgttcagagctcaggtaatgaccaatcacggctcagcttgcgaaggTCACATGACTAAACTCTGTTAACATTtggaaccatgattggtcgttagccgAGCCTTGtgtatttgtgatgtcattttctggcaagtggcaaaatggccgccccctacgATGGATAACAACGGGTGGATTGTGCTGCTTAATTTATAGtccacaaacataatattaatcagaataccatggaTAGATAAATAGTTTTAGAGGTACGGTGGGGATAATCATgttattttccatttaaaaagaatagtaaaaaaaaaaaaaaaaaacattttgtattttcttaaaccccaaatattatttttaatgttaaaaaaaataaagatttttgTTGGACagtgacaataaaaatgaataaaatagtgagctttaaaaataaataaataaataaatagtgagctttaaaaataaataaataaataaataaataaataaataaatcaaaattgcTGACTTATCTGGTGATgaatttggggatttttttgtttgttatttggaCCATTAGACTTACTGTGAATCCCAAACTGCCCGTTGTTGACATTCAGGTGAGATGCTGTAAATGAAGGGAAACGGCATTAGAAAAAgtcgggattttttttatttatttttttttttaagtaaaacctCTCAATCCAGAGCAGCTCTCATTAATAGttactttataataataatacattagaaTGTTAGTTAACATTGAACTGCAACTATTAAAGGACATGCTCTGAACTTGATGCCTGCCCTTTCAACCGACAACCCCACCAGATATAAAAAGAAAAGCGATCGTAACCAAGAGTAATCACGTAACGCTAATAAAGGGTGTGGTGACAAACGTGTTTATGCAACAGGCTTATCTAGAACTAGCTTGGTCTACAAGAGCAAACGCGTCGCAGTATTATGCTTGTTACCCCAAGCAACTACTGCAGCGTTAGCTTCACTGTGTGACAAAGCTCGTTCCAGAAAGTATCCTAGCTCATCGCTTTTATAAGCCAATGTACTGAATGTTCTGCAGGGGagcattgggggaaaaaaaaagtgactttttttttttttttttaagctctacAAGGAGTTTTATTCACACGCTTTGCCCAAGCCAAGCACGTCGTGCACCTGTTGTAATACCTGTCGGGCTCATGGTGCGGGGATGATGATGGCTCTCCCACACATTGACTATCACCTGACACGGATCGCCCGCACTCTGCAAgtacaatgtttgtttgtttttctttttcacaattttaatgCACACAGCACGAGTAAAACGTTTCGGTCTGTTCCTCGAGCCATCTCTGGGTCAAACCAGACCATCAGTCACCTTGGGCGGCGGAGGGTGCATAGCTGAAAAGTTGGCGGTTGTTAGAGAAGATGGAAACATGGAAATAGTAGCCCCCCTGAACCCCCAATGAATTGGCAGGTTTACGTGAATAAACGTCGCACCTCTTTCCACCACAGAGAAAGCATTTCAACAACATAATAATTTTGaagtactaggggtgttaaaaaaaaaaatcgattcggcgatatatcgcgatactacatcgcgcgattctcgaatcgattcaattaaaaaaaaaaaatcgtttttttttttttttaagagctcagaattgttcattcggtattcggattcaacggattcaacgtcttatcatcattgccttttttttttgtgtgtgtgtgaatcgatttttaaacttccatttttaatggaaaaatattcaacaaaacgtctgacttcgggttaggattcacaccttgagcatggaagaatgttatatgaacggaacattaagccttaatattttattttaatgctgttcaaacatgaaacagattacaacctctataagataaataaataatacattttcatataaatcttacactctacaagcttactgattagtattttctaaatttgaatgaaaaaaaatcgcaacaatcgacttataaattcgtatcgggattaatcggtatcgaatcgaatcgtgacctgtgaatcgtgatacgaatcgaatcgtcaggtactaggcaattcacacccctatgaaGTACCATCACTTATTTgtggcaaaaaatatatttataaatacacaaaaatatgtGACCAACAATTTAGTCTACCTGTGCATATGGTGAAACACAGCATTAGCTTATCATGTTATTTATAGCAGTAAAGTTTTAACCGAGTCGGCAACAATACAGTCATTCTCAGACATTCATTGGAAGTGAaggtcaatatttaaaaaaatatatacttttggaGAGAGATTCAGTGACTCATAGTGACAACaggaaaaacaatattgttcctGGACCTGCCAGAAGACATACATGGCATCAGCTAGATTGTGCTTGGACATGTCACAAGATAGAGAACAAGTATGCAAAGTCATGTTGGCACTAAATCTTTGCTCCAGGCAAGGAACAGGGAGAGGCTGTTTCCGCCATTGAAAGGATGCAACAGTGAATACTGCATTTGTCTATAGTAACTATGAGATatggaaattatttatttaaagggcTTGCCAATGAACCTTTGTATTACTATTCTTCACCCACTGCATAATAAAtctagattaaaaacaaaacaaaaatcaaactaCTTCCTCTTTGAAAAATACTCCGCATTCGATGACGCACTGTTGGCACTGTGAAATGTTCTATTGTTCACACAGagacttgagattttttttatgtgcctgGGAGGAGAGTCTCTCCACACAAAACATTGCCAACATTCCTTCAATATCCTGTTCTATGGTTACACCGTACACTTTTAGACACCTGACACACTTTTTCTTAAAATGTGTGACAATTTTCTAAATTCTGAGATATTTGACTTAAAGGGATCAGTGCATTAATAGAAAACAACTCACTTTTGCCTCCAGAAAGAAGCCCTTGAAGTAGCGGTACTTGACCTCGACTCCCCTTGGAATAGCGACCGTTGTCGTCCATGTATTCCTGGAGACGTAAGGGAGGATATTGCAGtctccatgaaaaaaaaacatgcactttTAAACCTTTGTCGAATTGTAACACCAAGTTTACACAAACCCTTCATCACTCAGGGTGTTCAAGACCACCGCTTTTTGGTGGCTCCAGCTGCCGAGGGATTCACAGCTCCCTACCACGGCAATCACCTCGCCTGAGGAATATCCAGAAGTAgacattttaaacatgaaaattaAAGGTCAGACACACAGCACGAAAAACAACAATCACAATATTCGCTGGAGTTCGGGAACAAGCAATTGCATATATATCTAAGAAACCCGAAATGAGAGTTGGTAACTTTGCAAATCTGACAGGGTTGAGTGTATTTGTACTATTGTGTTGTGTCGGCAGGGTTGCACAAACCTGGACACGTTTCTCCTCTGACAGTCAGGGTCACTTGGGAGACCTCCATTGTTGACAAACTGACAACTGGCACACGCCAACATGGGAAAATACATTATTTCGTGTATATATGTCGCATATATATTATTTTCAGTACTTACAAAATGTAATGTAGTGTAATAATCATGATGTTCAATTgtccatgttaaaaatgttgcatataagcGTGGTAAGTTGacaacacgttacagccatattatcctggcgtccactataacaactaaaaacatgagataaccccATAAGGAAATTTctatgttgttcttatgtggggggaaaaaaaaacccccaaaaaaacaaaagagtcaaaatcagcaaaaagaaaaaataaattttgccCAGAAGAATAAAAATGCGGGTCTGAGGGGGTTACTTACCTTAGGCAGCGATGAGAAGGTTCATGATGGAGGCTAGGACTGTTGGGTTAGGTTACAAATGCATCTTTATGCGCGGTCACGAACCTCGCCCCGAGCCTGCCGCAAGCCATTGCCGTCCACCACCGAACAATAACGCCGAAATCAACTTGGATTCATAAAACtgaattattattcattatcaaCGGTACAGTCGTAACGCCCATAGTGTGATACAAACTAGCAGTGAACTGAAGAAACAGCAGCGCAGCTGACGAGGAAAGAGACAATGAAACGGATAtgctttcaaagtaaaacatagCCACATTGAAATGAATCTTTGATGTAATTTATTGTCAAAATCTTGACATTACAATGACACTATTTTAATAGAAATAATAAGCTTaactttttaatcattttatctTGAAAATAACATATCTGAGTctcttttaataattttctcTTGCAAATAacccattttaatattttattttgaaagcacaCGTTGACGtcgtgagttttattttttccggTTCACCCTCGCCAGAGTCGCCACATAAACAAGCTGGAACCGCTTCTCGCTGGATAGCAGTTTATCATCGATAGTTTCGAGAACAAGGCCGGGCCACAACTTTCGCGTTTTAGTAGTCGTGCTCACGTGTTTAGTGGGGCAAAGTCTcttgttttctttctgtttttgtttttttaagtgtcaaaGAAATCGCAGTGTTTGTGAAGCGTTTGCGCTTATCAGTGGCGGTCGTAAACCACAGTTTCATTTCATCCCTATCAAGAGTGATCACACTTTGGTCTTAGTTGACGTAATAATGCTTAGTTTGGGTTTAGCCACGCAACAAGTAATCTTTATCAAAGCTAAACGTGAACCGGAGAGCCATTTGACAAATAATTTTGTTTTACCACCATCAATCTAACAAACTTCTGCTTTCTGGGGTCCTTTAAAGATGAACGTGTCCTTGAGGTTTTACACCGGTTTCAtttagcatatatatatatatatatatatatatatatatatatatatatatatatatatatatatatatatatatatatatatatatatatacatatgaaaTTTGAGTTTTCAAGTGATTCTCAATTACCTCTGATACTTACAcaacgctaaaaaaaaacaaaaaaaaacttcggtCTTTTACACCATCTAGTGTTGGAAAATAATACTGCAACATCCTTGGTACACCTGCATGCCCGCAAGCCTCGTCAATTGTAATTAGGAAGGGAGGCTCAATAAAActattatttaattttgaatgGGGCAGTTTCTTTCAACTCCACATTCGAGTTATAAGTCTTTTATTTACCACTGGCTGGATTTAAGTGCGCTGTTGTATTTTCCATAGAGGGAAGGCATGGATTTGTAATGTAGCTACTAGAATATGGATCCCTGTTGCATTGCTGTGTGTAAAACGAAATACAGAAAGAGAGTCAAGGGGAGTAAGAAGACTGCAGCATGCATATGAATATTTTAGTATATTTCTCAAGTTCTCACACCAGGGAGCTCTCACACTTGTTACAGCCCTACACTATAACATGcgtagaaaaatgtgaatttaagtGAAGTTAAGTACAACAAAGTTAATTTGAAGTCAGGCTATACTACGAATACACAAATAGAAGTCTTACTTTTGTTTGTCTTTAATGATCTTATGTGGATTCATTGAACGAGCTGGTCTGCTCATTTAATGCCCGCCAAAGCCTAATATAATTAATCTTATGATAATAACCTTTGCACACTTGTAGTGTCAGATGTTATTGCCGTGAGATTGAGTAGCAGACTTTCCAGCACCATAATAGTATGGCTTCAAAAAATGAACTGAAGGAGCTCATACATCAATATGCCCTGGCACGCGTGAACAGCGTGTTGTGAAAATGCCAAGTCACATACTTGTGAGAAATATGGGGCATGTTCACGCATCCGTCCTGACTGATGTGATTACAGTCGGCGTGGTGTAGCTAGTGAAAATCAAAAGACAGCAATTTGTCTTTTTAGTCGTACAGACTTTCTGAGTTCTCACCTTTACTACATTTTCGTTAATGTTGACATGCCAAACAAAAAC
This genomic interval carries:
- the gpcpd1 gene encoding glycerophosphocholine phosphodiesterase GPCPD1 isoform X1, producing the protein MEVSQVTLTVRGETCPGEVIAVVGSCESLGSWSHQKAVVLNTLSDEGNTWTTTVAIPRGVEVKYRYFKGFFLEAKSAGDPCQVIVNVWESHHHPRTMSPTGITTASHLNVNNGQFGIHNGVKSVDIGWLTCQTEIRLRLHYSKTSPVSITKKKFKKSRFRIKLTLEGVEEEDEEDEEEGENSRSLPSPHTVPTTLEISMISPKCYKSRHSQPECGYALEPSQWTEYSIHSMEPDNLELTFEFFEEDLSEHVVQGDVLPGHVGTACLLSSTFLESGRDHGLVTLPIMGRNSRQTIGKVRVDYLVIRPIPGLQCDMSATFTKYWKKGRSLNVGHRGAGSTHAAKHHRVRENTIASFKSAAEHGAAYVEFDVHLSKDAVPIVYHDLTCCISTKKKKNDQTLELIEVPVKALTFDQLQLLKLAHVTAMKGSDLKDVLEDEDEIDEHQPFPSLPQLFHALPEHVGFNIELKWICQMKDGSWEGNVSSYFNMNKFIDIILTCVLREGGKRRIVFSCFDPDVCSMVRRKQNKYPILFLTQGISEKYPELMDIRCQTTEIAMSFAQSEDILGISAHTEELLTNVSLIGEAQGKGLVVFSWGDDNNEHENRRKLREQGIDGLIYDRICEDQAEQPNIFQVEEQHSLREVITEETLKSPACSCYSIPCSTAPCVAGKERACSGSAESDSGLSSS
- the gpcpd1 gene encoding glycerophosphocholine phosphodiesterase GPCPD1 isoform X2, producing the protein MEVSQVTLTVRGETCPGEVIAVVGSCESLGSWSHQKAVVLNTLSDEGNTWTTTVAIPRGVEVKYRYFKGFFLEAKSAGDPCQVIVNVWESHHHPRTMSPTASHLNVNNGQFGIHNGVKSVDIGWLTCQTEIRLRLHYSKTSPVSITKKKFKKSRFRIKLTLEGVEEEDEEDEEEGENSRSLPSPHTVPTTLEISMISPKCYKSRHSQPECGYALEPSQWTEYSIHSMEPDNLELTFEFFEEDLSEHVVQGDVLPGHVGTACLLSSTFLESGRDHGLVTLPIMGRNSRQTIGKVRVDYLVIRPIPGLQCDMSATFTKYWKKGRSLNVGHRGAGSTHAAKHHRVRENTIASFKSAAEHGAAYVEFDVHLSKDAVPIVYHDLTCCISTKKKKNDQTLELIEVPVKALTFDQLQLLKLAHVTAMKGSDLKDVLEDEDEIDEHQPFPSLPQLFHALPEHVGFNIELKWICQMKDGSWEGNVSSYFNMNKFIDIILTCVLREGGKRRIVFSCFDPDVCSMVRRKQNKYPILFLTQGISEKYPELMDIRCQTTEIAMSFAQSEDILGISAHTEELLTNVSLIGEAQGKGLVVFSWGDDNNEHENRRKLREQGIDGLIYDRICEDQAEQPNIFQVEEQHSLREVITEETLKSPACSCYSIPCSTAPCVAGKERACSGSAESDSGLSSS
- the gpcpd1 gene encoding glycerophosphocholine phosphodiesterase GPCPD1 isoform X3 — its product is MDDNGRYSKGSRGQVPLLQGLLSGGKTSHLNVNNGQFGIHNGVKSVDIGWLTCQTEIRLRLHYSKTSPVSITKKKFKKSRFRIKLTLEGVEEEDEEDEEEGENSRSLPSPHTVPTTLEISMISPKCYKSRHSQPECGYALEPSQWTEYSIHSMEPDNLELTFEFFEEDLSEHVVQGDVLPGHVGTACLLSSTFLESGRDHGLVTLPIMGRNSRQTIGKVRVDYLVIRPIPGLQCDMSATFTKYWKKGRSLNVGHRGAGSTHAAKHHRVRENTIASFKSAAEHGAAYVEFDVHLSKDAVPIVYHDLTCCISTKKKKNDQTLELIEVPVKALTFDQLQLLKLAHVTAMKGSDLKDVLEDEDEIDEHQPFPSLPQLFHALPEHVGFNIELKWICQMKDGSWEGNVSSYFNMNKFIDIILTCVLREGGKRRIVFSCFDPDVCSMVRRKQNKYPILFLTQGISEKYPELMDIRCQTTEIAMSFAQSEDILGISAHTEELLTNVSLIGEAQGKGLVVFSWGDDNNEHENRRKLREQGIDGLIYDRICEDQAEQPNIFQVEEQHSLREVITEETLKSPACSCYSIPCSTAPCVAGKERACSGSAESDSGLSSS